Proteins encoded together in one Kutzneria kofuensis window:
- a CDS encoding FAD-dependent oxidoreductase codes for MDFDVVIAGGGPVGMTLAVELGLAGVSVLVLEGLTPTRRREVDGPMGARAMNVPTVEHFDRRGLLPAVRKAQQGAPELWGEDENGDAASIGHFSLIFARSSLLDRDDPDLRRVGRRVGGGGFVHRAELVDLLADRARELGVEIRHGMAVTGFDADADGVTVHAGTQRFRAGWLVGCDGAHSAVRRLAGIDFPGVEPEQVSYQAVVELDGDLPGGGFTDTGFYMSIELGEGVRLVGPTEYVSGPVDRDVPVTAELVQETLRRVSGVPVTVTRLHHGSRSTDTTRQAAEYRRGRVLLAGDAAHVHPPFGGQGMNLGIGDAVNLGWKLAATIRGTAAEGLLDTYQRERHPVGKWVQDWAMAQVALLRPDPRSRALREVMRDLLDTADGATYVVKNISGVARTQAPAVVFEDGSRLADHCHDGRPVLVGDAELLGIATKYGIAFVEGPEPLLVRPDGVVAWSGEGDPESVLRQWFCHSFE; via the coding sequence GTGGACTTCGACGTGGTGATCGCCGGCGGCGGCCCGGTCGGCATGACGCTGGCCGTGGAGCTGGGGCTGGCCGGAGTGAGCGTGCTGGTGCTGGAGGGGCTGACGCCGACGCGGCGGCGCGAGGTGGACGGCCCGATGGGTGCGCGGGCGATGAACGTGCCCACGGTGGAGCACTTCGACCGGCGCGGCCTGTTGCCGGCGGTGCGCAAGGCCCAGCAGGGCGCGCCCGAGCTGTGGGGCGAGGACGAGAACGGGGACGCGGCCAGCATCGGGCACTTCTCGCTCATCTTCGCGCGGAGCTCGCTGCTGGACCGTGACGACCCGGACCTGCGCCGGGTCGGCCGCCGGGTCGGCGGCGGAGGTTTTGTGCACCGGGCGGAGTTGGTGGACCTGCTGGCCGACCGGGCCCGCGAGCTCGGCGTCGAGATCCGGCACGGCATGGCGGTGACCGGCTTCGACGCCGACGCCGACGGTGTGACCGTTCATGCCGGCACACAACGGTTCCGGGCCGGCTGGCTGGTCGGCTGCGATGGCGCGCACAGCGCGGTGCGGCGGCTGGCCGGCATCGACTTTCCCGGCGTGGAGCCGGAACAGGTGTCGTACCAGGCCGTGGTGGAACTGGACGGCGACCTGCCCGGGGGCGGATTCACCGACACCGGCTTCTATATGAGCATCGAGCTGGGTGAGGGTGTGCGTCTGGTCGGCCCCACCGAATACGTGAGCGGGCCGGTGGACCGGGACGTGCCCGTGACGGCCGAGTTGGTGCAGGAGACTCTGCGCCGGGTCAGCGGTGTGCCGGTGACGGTCACGCGCCTGCACCACGGTTCCCGGTCCACGGACACGACCCGACAGGCCGCCGAGTACCGGCGGGGCCGGGTGCTGTTGGCCGGCGACGCCGCCCACGTGCACCCGCCCTTCGGCGGCCAGGGCATGAACCTCGGCATCGGCGACGCGGTCAACCTGGGCTGGAAGCTCGCCGCCACGATCCGGGGCACGGCGGCGGAAGGGCTGCTCGACACGTATCAGCGGGAGCGGCATCCGGTCGGGAAGTGGGTGCAGGACTGGGCGATGGCCCAGGTGGCACTGCTGCGGCCCGATCCGCGGAGCCGGGCGTTGCGTGAGGTGATGCGAGACCTGCTCGACACCGCCGACGGCGCGACCTACGTGGTCAAGAACATCTCCGGCGTGGCGCGGACGCAGGCGCCCGCGGTGGTGTTCGAGGACGGCTCACGTCTGGCCGATCACTGCCACGACGGCCGGCCGGTGCTGGTCGGCGATGCGGAACTCCTTGGTATCGCAACAAAGTACGGAATCGCCTTTGTGGAGGGTCCCGAGCCGCTGCTCGTCCGACCGGACGGGGTGGTGGCCTGGAGCGGCGAGGGCGATCCGGAGTCCGTGCTCCGTCAATGGTTCTGTCACTCTTTCGAGTGA
- a CDS encoding SulP family inorganic anion transporter gives MTVSEERSKKSHAGEHTTAGPPTGLRSVLRFDLPASFVVFLVAVPLSLGIAAASGAPLIAGLIAAVVGGVVGGLLSGAPLQVAGPAAGLTVIVAGLVAQFGWAATAAITVGAGLVQILLGLSRVGRLALSLSPAVVHGMLAGIGVVIAVGQLHVVLGGTNHGSVLANLEALPGQLIGLHPGALLVGALTIAVMVLWPKLPRVNVVPAPLVAVAIGTAVAAGFRLDLTRVSLPSDILNEVVLPQLPSGPVLAIIGGVLTVALVASVESLLSAVAVDKLHDGPRANLDKELVAQGVANTLSGALGGLPVTGVIVRSSTNVAAGAKSRWSTIMHGTWMLLAVLLLSSVLQQIPMAALAAVLVVIGVRLVSIGHMKQLWRHREMVVYAATLLGVIAFGLVEGVLVGLVVALVRAFYRLTHSTVDVQREDGRWLVSVRGSLVFFGAGKVVRELRAIPLRENVVLELHVDFMDHGVFEAINDWRIGYERTGGRVRVDEVLDSWYHRAIGGRPARRKSVRQNVPPRWFAPWSHWQQTEPADVELPTQSDSDDHLIAGIRAFEKHAAPLVRPFLSELAEHGQKPKQLFITCSDSRVLPNLFTSSGPGDQFSLRNVGNLVPGYGEDASVGSAIEYAVDVLSVQEIVVCGHSDCGAMKAVLAQSVQEPSALHDWLRNAEASLLRLASTAGEDAELPANERLCLANIAQQLENLLSYPNVAAAVAAGKVKLVGMYFDISTAKVFLLDPDRRALRDITV, from the coding sequence TTGACCGTCTCCGAGGAGCGCTCGAAGAAGTCACACGCGGGTGAGCACACGACGGCGGGGCCGCCCACCGGCCTGCGCTCGGTGCTGCGCTTCGACCTGCCCGCGTCCTTTGTCGTATTCCTGGTGGCAGTGCCGCTGTCGCTGGGCATCGCGGCGGCGTCCGGCGCGCCGCTGATCGCCGGCCTGATCGCCGCCGTCGTCGGCGGTGTGGTCGGCGGCCTGCTCAGCGGGGCTCCGCTGCAGGTCGCGGGCCCGGCCGCCGGCCTGACCGTGATCGTGGCCGGCCTGGTCGCGCAGTTCGGCTGGGCCGCGACCGCCGCCATCACCGTCGGCGCGGGCCTGGTCCAGATCCTGCTCGGCCTGAGCCGGGTCGGCCGCCTCGCCCTGTCCCTCTCGCCGGCCGTGGTGCACGGCATGCTGGCCGGCATCGGCGTCGTCATCGCCGTCGGCCAGCTGCACGTGGTGCTCGGCGGCACCAACCACGGCTCGGTGCTGGCCAACCTGGAGGCACTGCCGGGCCAGCTCATCGGCCTGCACCCCGGCGCGCTGCTGGTCGGGGCGCTGACCATCGCGGTGATGGTGCTGTGGCCGAAGCTGCCGCGGGTGAACGTGGTGCCGGCGCCGCTGGTCGCGGTGGCGATCGGCACGGCGGTGGCAGCGGGCTTCCGACTCGACCTGACCCGCGTGTCGCTGCCGTCGGACATCCTGAACGAGGTCGTGCTGCCGCAGCTGCCCAGCGGGCCGGTGCTGGCGATCATCGGCGGTGTGCTCACCGTCGCGCTGGTGGCCAGCGTCGAGTCGCTGCTGTCGGCGGTGGCCGTGGACAAGCTGCACGACGGCCCGCGGGCCAACCTGGACAAGGAGCTCGTCGCGCAGGGTGTGGCCAACACGCTGTCCGGCGCGCTCGGCGGCCTGCCGGTGACCGGCGTGATCGTGCGCAGTTCGACGAACGTGGCCGCGGGCGCGAAGAGCCGCTGGTCCACGATCATGCACGGCACCTGGATGCTGCTGGCCGTGCTGCTGCTGTCCAGCGTGCTGCAGCAGATCCCGATGGCGGCGCTGGCCGCGGTCCTGGTGGTGATCGGCGTCCGGCTGGTCAGCATCGGGCACATGAAGCAGCTGTGGCGGCACCGGGAAATGGTGGTGTACGCGGCGACGCTGCTCGGCGTGATCGCGTTCGGCCTGGTCGAGGGCGTGCTGGTGGGCCTGGTCGTGGCGCTGGTCAGGGCGTTCTACCGCCTCACGCACTCCACTGTGGACGTTCAGCGGGAGGACGGGCGCTGGCTGGTGTCGGTCCGCGGCTCGCTGGTGTTCTTCGGCGCCGGCAAGGTCGTGCGCGAGCTGCGGGCGATCCCGTTGCGCGAGAACGTGGTTCTCGAGCTGCACGTCGACTTCATGGACCACGGCGTGTTCGAGGCGATCAACGACTGGCGCATCGGCTACGAGCGCACCGGTGGCCGGGTGCGGGTGGACGAGGTGCTGGACAGCTGGTACCACCGGGCCATCGGCGGCCGGCCGGCGCGGCGGAAGTCCGTGCGCCAGAACGTGCCACCGCGCTGGTTCGCGCCGTGGTCGCACTGGCAGCAGACCGAGCCCGCCGACGTCGAGCTGCCCACGCAGTCCGACAGCGACGACCACCTGATCGCCGGCATCCGGGCGTTCGAGAAGCACGCGGCGCCGCTGGTCCGGCCGTTCCTGAGCGAGCTCGCCGAGCACGGGCAGAAGCCCAAGCAGCTGTTCATCACCTGCTCGGACTCCCGGGTGCTGCCCAACCTGTTCACCAGCAGCGGTCCCGGCGACCAGTTCAGCCTGCGCAACGTCGGCAACCTCGTGCCCGGGTACGGCGAGGACGCCTCCGTCGGCTCCGCCATCGAGTACGCGGTGGACGTCCTGTCCGTGCAGGAGATCGTCGTGTGCGGGCACTCCGACTGCGGGGCCATGAAGGCCGTGCTGGCGCAGTCGGTGCAGGAGCCGTCCGCGCTGCACGACTGGCTCCGCAACGCCGAGGCGAGCCTGCTGCGGCTGGCCTCGACCGCCGGCGAGGACGCCGAGCTGCCCGCCAACGAGCGGCTCTGCCTGGCCAACATCGCGCAGCAGCTGGAGAACCTGCTCAGCTACCCCAACGTCGCCGCGGCTGTGGCGGCGGGCAAGGTCAAGCTGGTCGGCATGTACTTCGACATCTCGACGGCCAAGGTCTTCCTGCTCGACCCCGACCGCCGGGCCCTGCGCGACATCACCGTGTGA
- a CDS encoding TetR/AcrR family transcriptional regulator → MNEPLIWERPERGNRGPRRAHSRDQITATAVAIADAEGIEAVSMRRVAQAFGTGAASLYRYVNSKDELYDLMLDAVLGEERLTPHTGNWRHDLREIAHHTRRMIRRHPWTATLTAGRPILGPNSLRSLEHALSALDGLPMDPDQKMIVVDTLLAYVRGHTMTEVAESEAMRRSGLDFAQYIQGQARYGRIVAESGLYPRLTQYWMEATVPHSPDREEQSFERGLAHVIDGVAARLPQS, encoded by the coding sequence ATGAACGAGCCACTGATCTGGGAGCGTCCCGAGCGCGGCAACCGGGGCCCGCGCCGTGCGCACAGCCGGGACCAGATCACCGCGACCGCGGTGGCGATCGCCGACGCGGAGGGCATCGAGGCGGTGTCCATGCGACGGGTCGCCCAGGCGTTCGGGACCGGCGCGGCGTCGCTCTACCGCTATGTCAACAGCAAGGACGAGCTGTACGACCTGATGCTGGACGCGGTGCTGGGCGAGGAACGCCTGACGCCACACACCGGAAACTGGCGGCACGACCTCCGCGAGATCGCCCACCACACCCGACGGATGATCCGACGTCATCCGTGGACGGCCACCCTCACCGCCGGCCGTCCCATCTTGGGACCGAACAGCTTGCGCAGCCTGGAGCACGCGCTTTCCGCACTGGACGGACTGCCGATGGACCCGGACCAGAAGATGATCGTCGTCGACACACTGCTGGCGTACGTGCGCGGCCACACCATGACCGAGGTGGCGGAGAGCGAGGCGATGCGCCGGTCCGGCCTGGACTTCGCCCAGTACATCCAGGGTCAGGCCCGTTACGGGCGAATCGTCGCGGAAAGCGGCCTTTACCCGAGGCTCACTCAATACTGGATGGAGGCGACCGTGCCGCACTCTCCGGACCGCGAGGAGCAGTCCTTCGAGCGGGGCCTGGCCCACGTCATCGACGGCGTCGCCGCCCGGTTGCCGCAGTCTTGA
- a CDS encoding DUF397 domain-containing protein, which produces MIETQAELTWRKSSYSGPRDVCCVEIAFAGADTAVRDSKNPAGGSLLVGGSSWRTFLATASRNGFRRG; this is translated from the coding sequence GTGATCGAAACCCAGGCCGAGCTGACCTGGCGCAAGAGCAGCTACAGCGGTCCCCGTGACGTGTGCTGCGTGGAGATCGCCTTCGCCGGCGCGGACACGGCCGTCCGCGACTCGAAGAACCCGGCCGGCGGCTCGCTGCTGGTGGGCGGGTCGAGCTGGCGGACGTTCCTGGCCACCGCGAGCCGGAACGGGTTCCGGCGCGGCTGA
- a CDS encoding helix-turn-helix domain-containing protein has product MTMQPSPTVRKRRLASELRRLREAAGLTIEDVGEKLECSPSKISRIETLRVGVTPRDVRDMLLLYGVPEEQREYLVQIAREARIKGWWESFGDVGRGAFLGFEAEAAILRTYNAMLVPGLAQSEAYIRALIAEGAPDMSPDEAERRITMRLTRKRILEREDPPRVSFVLDESVLRRPVGGPEVMRTQLEHLVDLSTRPNVTFQVIPFAHRSYPGMGASFVIMEFPDPADRDVVYVEGTVDGTFQENADEVDYYSMLWGHLVAAGLSPKDSVAFIADAAGQFD; this is encoded by the coding sequence GTGACCATGCAACCGAGCCCCACGGTTCGCAAGCGTCGTCTCGCCAGTGAGCTGCGCCGGCTGCGAGAGGCGGCCGGGCTGACCATCGAGGACGTCGGCGAGAAGCTGGAGTGCTCGCCGTCCAAGATCAGTCGCATCGAGACGCTGCGGGTCGGGGTCACGCCCCGGGACGTGCGCGACATGCTACTGCTCTACGGGGTGCCGGAGGAACAGCGCGAGTATCTCGTGCAGATCGCCCGCGAGGCCCGGATCAAGGGCTGGTGGGAATCCTTCGGCGACGTCGGTCGCGGAGCCTTCCTCGGCTTCGAGGCCGAGGCCGCCATCCTGCGCACCTACAACGCGATGCTGGTGCCCGGACTCGCCCAGAGCGAGGCCTACATCCGGGCGCTGATCGCCGAGGGCGCGCCGGACATGTCGCCGGACGAAGCGGAACGCCGGATCACGATGCGCCTGACGCGCAAGCGGATCCTGGAGCGCGAGGACCCGCCGCGGGTCTCGTTCGTGCTCGACGAGAGCGTGCTGCGCCGACCGGTCGGCGGCCCCGAGGTGATGCGGACCCAACTGGAACACCTGGTGGACCTGTCCACCCGACCGAACGTCACCTTCCAGGTGATCCCTTTCGCGCACCGCTCATACCCCGGTATGGGCGCGTCGTTCGTGATCATGGAGTTCCCCGATCCCGCCGACCGCGACGTGGTCTACGTCGAAGGCACGGTCGACGGGACGTTCCAGGAGAACGCCGATGAGGTCGACTACTACTCGATGCTGTGGGGGCATCTGGTCGCCGCGGGGTTGAGCCCCAAGGACTCGGTCGCCTTCATCGCGGACGCGGCCGGTCAATTCGACTAG
- a CDS encoding helix-turn-helix transcriptional regulator has translation MTRTAVFVCATDPILRGGIVMALRGRPEIQLVDDAQADPARTVVLAVGDRFDERVTALLRRMRGRGYRRIVLVAGDIDDNEVLAAVQSGVCAVARRGEIDAEALVRLVNAARAGEGSMPPDMLGRLLDRVGRLQTKVLEPRGLRLSGISARETDVLRLIAQGLSTREIAKKLCYSERTVKSLLHDVTVRFELRNRSHAVAFAVREGLI, from the coding sequence ATGACTCGCACCGCGGTATTCGTGTGCGCGACCGACCCGATCCTGCGTGGTGGCATCGTGATGGCGCTGCGCGGGCGACCGGAGATCCAACTCGTCGACGACGCGCAGGCCGACCCGGCCCGCACCGTCGTGCTCGCGGTGGGGGACCGCTTCGACGAGCGGGTCACCGCGCTGCTGCGCCGGATGCGCGGCCGCGGCTACCGGCGCATCGTGCTGGTGGCCGGTGACATCGACGACAACGAGGTGCTCGCGGCCGTGCAGTCGGGAGTCTGCGCGGTGGCCCGGCGCGGCGAGATCGACGCCGAGGCGCTGGTCCGCCTGGTCAACGCGGCCCGGGCCGGCGAGGGCTCGATGCCGCCGGACATGCTCGGCCGACTGTTGGACCGGGTCGGCCGGCTCCAGACGAAGGTGCTCGAGCCGCGGGGGCTGCGGCTGTCCGGGATCTCCGCGCGCGAGACCGACGTGCTGCGGCTGATCGCGCAGGGCCTGAGCACCCGGGAGATAGCCAAGAAGCTGTGCTACTCCGAGCGCACGGTCAAGAGCCTGCTGCACGACGTGACGGTGCGCTTCGAGCTGCGCAACCGCTCGCACGCGGTGGCGTTCGCGGTCCGCGAGGGCCTGATCTGA
- a CDS encoding AfsR/SARP family transcriptional regulator: MSDGGSTWWFEVLGALRASRDGQDVALGAPKQRVVFAVLVLGRNTVVGRDQIIDALWGESAPSSAVNVVHTYVAGLRRALEPRRASREQGELLRSAGDGYRLRLDPSWVDLDVFDTRTTAAARLRAAGDLAGAAEELDAALALWRGDPLGGLPGLFAEVERSRLVERRLTVLEERADLRLALGRGADVVAELTRLVDEYPLRERLYGMTMRALCQTGRQAEALATYRTARQVLIDELGVEPGPELQRLHQAVLAGEDLSGSGEQRPQVVVQAAVPGQLPPDPASFVGRQDLLDRLDSLRADTPSGLVVAITGPAGVGKTALAVHWAHRVRADFPDGQLHVDLHGYDPQRDPLDANEVLRRFLRALGVAAGEVPATVDERAALFRTLVSDRRMIIVLDNARGSDELMPLLAGSGCCVLVTSRRRLDGLVALADAKLLDVDMLSDDDAVDLLGRIAGSARLREEPAQVARLASLCDRLPLALRIAAARLAVAPRQPVAALVSELDDEQGRLAALGLEGGASAVRSAFDASRRALPPLPARLLALLGMHPGHDITPHLVAALAEVRLCDAMRALDSLEAAHLLTVTEPGRFMPHDLMRAYCVTLAGEELSEDEQRAVAGRMLDYYLYCADLADGLLPITRGTVEISPEHPPAEIPVIDSSATAMAWLEAERVNLLAAAAYAVTHDWPVHAWQLPYTLSRLFWLLADRDSWLATHEAATPVVRRLKDPLAQFVTLHNLGVVLTLHERYDEALEAEREALSVSRRQGHGEWQARAYTSIANILQSTGRAHEAEVQYLRAAEISKRTGAQFAEANNLHNLACLYAGEQRHTEAVQQLRAAMEIYRELGDTVGETAGLSTLAESLIALGEGGEALAAAKRALEVAVEASSVYHQGIAHDRIAQALDHLGDQSALPHWQRSLSVLTDLGAPEADGVRARLAQARVSVRTPA, encoded by the coding sequence TTGTCGGACGGTGGATCAACCTGGTGGTTCGAGGTGCTGGGCGCGCTGCGCGCCAGCCGGGACGGCCAGGACGTGGCGCTGGGGGCGCCCAAGCAGCGGGTCGTGTTCGCGGTCCTGGTGCTGGGGCGCAACACGGTCGTGGGCCGGGACCAGATCATCGACGCGCTGTGGGGCGAGAGCGCCCCGAGCAGCGCGGTCAACGTCGTGCACACCTACGTGGCCGGCCTGCGCCGGGCGCTGGAGCCCCGCCGGGCCAGCCGTGAGCAGGGCGAGCTGCTGCGCTCGGCCGGCGACGGCTATCGGCTGCGGCTGGACCCGTCGTGGGTGGACCTGGACGTGTTCGACACCAGAACCACCGCCGCCGCCCGGCTGCGGGCGGCCGGCGACCTGGCCGGGGCCGCCGAGGAGTTGGACGCCGCCCTCGCGCTGTGGCGGGGTGACCCGCTCGGCGGGCTGCCCGGGCTGTTCGCGGAGGTGGAGCGCAGCCGGCTGGTCGAGCGGCGGCTCACCGTGCTCGAGGAGCGCGCCGACCTGCGGCTGGCGCTCGGCCGCGGCGCCGACGTGGTGGCCGAGCTGACCCGGCTCGTGGACGAGTACCCGCTGCGGGAACGCCTGTACGGCATGACCATGCGGGCGCTGTGCCAGACCGGCCGGCAGGCCGAGGCGCTGGCCACCTACCGCACCGCCCGGCAGGTGCTGATCGACGAGCTCGGCGTGGAACCGGGGCCCGAGCTGCAGCGGCTGCACCAGGCCGTGCTGGCCGGCGAGGACCTGTCCGGCTCGGGTGAGCAGCGGCCGCAGGTGGTCGTCCAGGCCGCCGTGCCCGGGCAGCTGCCGCCCGACCCGGCGTCCTTCGTCGGCCGGCAGGACCTGCTGGACCGGTTGGACTCGTTGCGGGCGGACACACCTTCGGGCCTGGTCGTGGCCATCACCGGGCCGGCCGGCGTCGGCAAGACGGCCCTGGCCGTGCACTGGGCGCACCGGGTGCGCGCCGACTTCCCCGACGGACAGCTGCACGTCGACCTGCACGGCTACGACCCGCAGCGAGACCCGCTGGACGCCAACGAGGTGCTGCGGCGATTCCTGCGCGCATTGGGCGTGGCCGCCGGTGAGGTGCCGGCGACCGTGGACGAGCGCGCGGCGCTGTTCCGCACCCTGGTCTCCGACCGTCGCATGATCATCGTGCTGGACAACGCGCGCGGCTCCGACGAGCTGATGCCGCTGCTGGCCGGCTCCGGCTGCTGCGTGCTGGTCACCAGCCGGCGGCGGCTGGACGGGCTGGTCGCGCTGGCCGACGCCAAGCTGCTCGACGTCGACATGCTCAGCGACGACGACGCCGTGGACCTGCTCGGCCGCATCGCCGGCAGCGCGCGCCTACGTGAGGAGCCGGCCCAGGTGGCGCGACTGGCGTCGCTGTGCGACAGGCTGCCGCTGGCACTGCGCATCGCCGCCGCGCGGCTGGCCGTCGCGCCACGTCAGCCCGTGGCGGCGCTGGTCTCGGAGCTCGACGACGAGCAGGGGCGGCTCGCCGCGCTCGGATTGGAGGGCGGCGCCAGCGCCGTGCGGTCGGCGTTCGACGCCTCGCGCCGCGCGCTACCGCCGCTGCCGGCACGGCTGCTGGCGCTGCTGGGCATGCACCCCGGCCACGACATCACCCCGCACCTGGTCGCCGCTTTGGCGGAGGTGCGGCTGTGCGACGCCATGCGTGCGCTGGACTCCTTGGAGGCGGCGCACCTGCTGACCGTCACCGAGCCCGGCCGGTTCATGCCGCACGACCTCATGCGCGCCTACTGCGTGACCCTCGCCGGCGAGGAGCTCAGCGAGGACGAGCAGCGGGCCGTCGCCGGTCGGATGCTCGACTACTACCTGTACTGCGCCGACCTGGCCGACGGGCTGCTGCCCATCACGCGAGGCACCGTCGAGATCTCGCCCGAGCACCCGCCGGCCGAGATCCCCGTCATCGACTCCTCCGCCACGGCCATGGCGTGGCTGGAGGCCGAGCGCGTCAACCTGCTCGCCGCCGCCGCGTACGCCGTCACGCACGACTGGCCGGTGCACGCCTGGCAGCTGCCGTACACGCTGAGCCGGCTGTTCTGGCTGCTCGCCGACCGTGACTCGTGGCTGGCCACGCACGAGGCCGCCACGCCCGTGGTGCGGCGGCTGAAGGATCCGCTGGCGCAGTTCGTCACGCTGCACAACCTCGGCGTGGTGCTGACCTTGCACGAGCGTTACGACGAGGCACTGGAAGCGGAACGGGAAGCGCTTTCCGTGAGCCGGCGGCAGGGCCACGGCGAATGGCAGGCGCGGGCGTACACCTCGATCGCCAACATCCTGCAGTCCACCGGCCGGGCCCACGAGGCCGAGGTGCAGTACCTGCGGGCCGCCGAGATCAGCAAGCGCACCGGCGCCCAGTTCGCCGAGGCCAACAACCTGCACAACCTGGCCTGCCTGTACGCCGGGGAGCAGCGGCACACCGAGGCCGTGCAGCAGCTGCGGGCGGCGATGGAGATCTACCGCGAGCTCGGCGACACCGTCGGCGAGACCGCCGGGCTGAGCACCCTCGCCGAGTCGCTCATCGCCCTCGGGGAGGGCGGCGAGGCGCTGGCCGCCGCCAAGCGGGCGCTGGAGGTCGCCGTCGAGGCCAGCAGCGTCTACCACCAGGGCATCGCCCACGACCGCATCGCCCAGGCGCTGGACCACCTCGGCGACCAGTCCGCGCTGCCGCACTGGCAGCGCTCCCTGTCCGTGCTCACCGACCTCGGCGCCCCCGAGGCCGACGGTGTCCGCGCCCGCCTCGCCCAGGCCAGAGTCTCCGTCCGAACCCCGGCCTGA